From the genome of Aggregicoccus sp. 17bor-14:
CGGCGGCCGCGCTCAGCAGGCGCTCCATGTGCTGGCCCTCGGGGTCCAGGCGCACGTAGCGGCGGATGCCGCGCGGCAGGCTGGTGAGGAACTGGCGGCGCAGGTCCACCTGGTCGAGCAGGTCCTGCGCCTGGTCCGCGAGCCCGAGCAGCTCGCGCGCCACCATCCAGCCGATGGCCGCGATGGGCACCAGGATGAGCAGGAACACCACCGTGGTGGCGAGCGCCGCCGAGAGCTCCCGGCGCTGACGCGTGCGCTGGCAGATGCCGTCGTAGAGCGGGATGAAGAGGACGACCAGGAAGCCGCCCAAGAGCACCGGCATCAAGAACGGCAGGATGATGCGCGAGAAGAGAATCAGCGCGAGGACGAAGAGTCCCGCGAAGATGTAGTTCGACCACCGCCTGGCATCCAGCACCGTCACCGCCCACCCACCCCGTCGGCCCAACCCCGCACCACTCCCCGCCGAACGGAGCCAACCTACGGACGGTGCCCAGGGCGCGGAAGTCCCCCACCCGGCGCGCGCACGCTGATCGCGACTTCTCAACGCTTGGGGAAAAAGGGCCGCCCGGATCACCCACAGGGGCCTACAGCTGCTGCCGCACGCGCCCGGGGCCCAGGACGGGCCCCGGCGCTGCGCGGTGACCCGCCCCTTCACGGCCAGCCGCCCGGATAAGGGCGGAAGCGCGGGGAGCGGGCACGGGGACGGCGCGCGGCTACTTCTTCTTCGTCGCGCCCTCGGCCTTGGCGGCCTCCTTCTGGCGCTTGGCGCGCTTCTTCCACGCCTGCTTGATCTTCATCTGCACGCGGCGGTGCTTGCTCTTGCTACGGGCCATCTGGGCTCTCCGGGCTAGGACTAAAAGGCGGGTGCTGCGAAAGGCTGGGCTACGTATCAGAACTTCCACCCGAAGTGGAACCCTCAGCTTCTCCGGGGGCGGGCTTGGTGGGGTACGGGATGCCCTCCGCCCCCCGCACGGCCGTGGGCAGGGCGCTGGAGACGGTCACGTCCCCCTCCTTGTCCACGTCGCTCGGCCGCTCCCTGGACGCCGGAGCGCTCGACTGCCCAGGCCGCTTCTTCACCGTGGCGAAGACGGGCTTCACCGCGTCCACGAAGCGGCGGACCTCGGCGAGCGGGAGTGCCTGGCAGTAGTTGTCGTTGGCGCCCACCATGGGGCTCGCCATGCACATGGAGTTGAGGATGGCCTCCTCGGTGGCCTCCATCACCGCCTCGTAGAGGGGGTCCAGGCGCTGATCCAGGAGGATCTTCATCTTGTAGACCATCTTCTGGGTGCGCCTCGGGATGATGTTCGCGGTGCTGAAGCCCACCACGATCTCCCCCGAGCCGTGCGCCGCGTAGCTGCCCACCCGCCCGATGCCCAGCCCCACGCGCTTGCAGAGGCGGTTGAGCTGGTGCGGCAGCAGGGGCGCGTCCGTGGCCACCACGGCGATGATGGAGCCGTAGGTCTGCCCGCGGCGCGGCGCGTTCTTGAACTTCTCGGCCAGCACCTCGCCGATGGGCAGGCCGCCCACGCGCAGGTTGTGCATCTTGCCGAAGTTGGACATCACGAGGACGCCCAGCGTGTAGCCGCCCAGCGCCTCGGGCAGCTTGCGCGAGGAGGTGCCGATGCCGGCCTTGAAGTCGCACGTCACCATGCCGGTGCCGCCGCCCACCGCGCCCTCGGCCACCGGGCCGCTCTTCGCGTTGCGGATGGCCTCGAACACGTGCGAGTCGCGCACGTGGCGCCCGGTGATGTCGTTGAGCCAGCTGTCGTCGCACTCGCCCACGACAGGGATGATGACGTCGTGCTCGTCCCCGATGCCCGGGTACTGCTCGACGAGGTAGCGCGCCACCGCGTCGCTCACCGCGCCCACGGCCATGGTGTTGGTGAGCAGGATGGGCGTCTCGAGCAGGCCCCACTCCATCACCTGCGTCATGCCGGAGACCTCTCCGGCGCCGTTGAGCACGAAGCCGCCCGCGCTCATCCGGTCCATGAAGATGTTGCCCAGGTTGGGCATGATCGCCGTCACGCCGGTGCGCACCGGGCCGTGCCCCGGACGCAGGGGCCCCGAGCCCTGGATGAGCGTGGTGTGCCCGACGAGCACCCCGTCCACGTCCGTGATGGCGTTGTACTTGCCCGGCTTGAAGCGGCCGAGCGGCAGGCCGAGCTCGCGGGCGCGCACCCGCGGCTCGTTCATTTCGGGGCTCTCGAGCATGGCGTGCTCGACCCTAGGCGCGCGCGCGCCTGAACGCTAGGCCTTCACCTCGAGCCGGGGCTCGCCCGGGCTGGGCACCGCGGGCTTCTCCTCGGAGCCCTGCGGCTTGACGAAGCTCGCGCCCGCGCTCGCGGGGGCGCCCTCGCCGCTCGCCTTGCGCTGCTCGCGCTCCTTGTAGCGGCGGATGGCGCCCGCCATGATCTCGCCGATGAGGCCGCGGTAGTCCATGCCGGCGCCCTTGGCGATGAGCACCAGGTCGCTCCAGTCCGGCGTGAGGCCGGGCAGCGGGTTGCACTCGATGAAGTAGACGCGCCCCTTCTCGTCCATGCGGAAGTCGATGCGCGCCACGTCCCGGCAGCCCAGCGCCATGAACGAGCCGCGCGCCGCCGAGCGCAGGCGCTCGATGGTGGCGGGGTCCACCTTGGCCGGCACGTCGTAGCGGATGCGGTCGTTCCAATCGAGCTTGTGCTGGAAGCTGTAGACCGGGTTCTTCTCCTCCTTGTCCAGGAAGACGATCTCCATGGGCGGCAGCACGCGCGGGCGGCGCTCGCCGAGCAGGCCCACGGTGAACTCGCGGCCGGAGATGTACTCCTCCACGAGCGCGGGCTGCTTGTACTTGCCCACCATCTCCTTCACGACCTCGCGCAGCTCCGCCTCGCTGTAGCAGACGCTCTTGCTCACCACGCCCTTGGAGGAGCCCTCGGCCACCGGCTTCACGATGAGCGGGAAGGTGGTGAACTCCTTGAGCAGGCGCTCCTTGCCCGTGGTCATCAGCTGGAAGTTGGGCGTGTGGATGCCCGCCTGGCGCACGATCTTCTTCGCCAGCGCCTTGTCCAGCGCGAGCGAGAGCGTGGCCGGATCGCTCCCGGTGTACGGGATGTCCATCAGCTCGAGCATCGCGGGCACCTGGCTCTCGCGGTTGCGGCCCTTGAAGCCCTCGGAGATGTTGAACACGAAGTCCACCGGCGTGGTCGCGAGGATGCTGGGCAGCTCGCTCGTCGCCTCCAGGTCCACCACCTCGTGGCCCCAGCTGGCAATGGCCTCGCGGATGGCCTGCAGCGTGGTGGGTGAGTCGTACTCGGCCTCGGAGTCCTCGCTCGCGTCCCAGGTGGGCTTGATGCGCTTCACGTTGTAGGCGAAGCCCACGCGCAAGGGGCCGCTCTTGCGCGCCGGCTTGCTCGAGCGGCGCGACGAGTCCTTGATCTTGTTGCGCTTGGCGGCGCTCTGGATGACCGAGCCGATGACGGCGTCGAAGTGCAGCCCCTCGAGCTCCGCGGCCGCGTAGATGCCCGCGCCCGGCTCCAGGCTGGGCAGCGCGTTGATCTCCAGGAAGTAGGGCACGCCCGCGTCCGAGAGCCGGAAGTCGATGCGCCCGAGGTCCCGGCAGTCCAGCTGCTGGATGATCTTCTGGGCCATCGAGCGCACGTCCTCGGAGGTGCGCTCGGAGAGCTGCGCCGGGGCGCGCACGCTCACCGCCTTCTCGCTGCGCGTCTTCAGCTCGTAGTCGTAGATGGCGTAGCGCCGGCCGGACACCACCGCGGGGTCGATGACGTACTCCACGGGGCAGAGGACGCCGTCGTAGTCGTTGTCCACCGCGGCGAGGAAGGGCACGGTGAGGTCGCGCCCGGTGATGTACTCCTCCACCAGCACGCCGGCCGGGTACTTGGCGAGCGCCTGCGCGACCTTCTCGCGCACCTGGTCCACGGTCTCCGCGACCGAGTCCTGGGTGATGCCCTTGGAGGAGCCCTCGAAGTTGGGCTTCACGATGACCGGGAAGCGCAGGTCCTCGGCCTTGAGCTCGCTGAGCTTCTCCACGTACTGCCAGCCCGGCGTGCGGATGCCGTGCTTCTGCAGCACGAGCTTGGTGAGCTGCTTGTCCAGCGTGACCGCGAGCGCGTACGCGTCCGAGCCGGTGTACGCGAAGCCCAGCTCGTCGAAGAGCGCCGGGTAGAAGGCCTCGCGGAAGCGGCCGCGGCGCCCCTCGGCGGTGTTGAAGATGAGGTCCGGGCTGTAGGCCTCGAGCCGCGCCACCGTGCGGCTCGCCGGCCCGCTCACCTCGAAGCGCTCCAGGCGGTGGCCCAACCGCTCGATCGCGGCGCCGAGCGCGTTCACCGTCTCCTGGGTGTCGAACTCCGCCTCTTCTTCCGAATCGGACAGCTTGAGGTTGTACGTCAGCGCGATGCGCAAGGCCCTGCCCCCTTCTCTACTGCTGGAAACGTCCTTCGAAACGCCCCTCGACACGCCGCTCCGGCGCCTCGGACATGACCCGTCCGGAGGCGCGCACGGGCGCCACGGGGCTGCGAGCGGCAACGGTTGCGCCGGCCACAACCTTCCCGTCCACCACCTGCGTCTGCGCCCACACGTCGCCGAGCCGCAGCCCGAGCGGATCGCGCAGCACGCGCCACGCCTCCACGCCGCCAATTGCCGCGAGCGCGGCCGCGGAGGCCACCATGCCGAGCGGCGCCGGCATCATCCCGAGCAGCACCACCAGCGCGAGCGGCGCGTTGCGCAGGGTGCTGTCGCGGTGGCGCGCGGCCGAGCGCGTGGGCACGTGCATCACCTTCACGCCGAAGATCTTCTTCCCCACGCTCTGCCCCTGCAGCATCCCGTCCGCGAGCAGCAGGAAGAGCAGCGCCACGATGGGCCCCGCCGCCCCGCAGGCCACGCCCAGCCCCCAGGCCACCGCCACGTCGAGCAGGCGCGCGCCGGCGCGCAGGAACAGCGAGGCCTTGGGATAGGGAGAGCCGCCGGGCACCAGCCGCAGGGGCGGCTTGTCGCTGCCGTCGTCGCCCCGGGAGGCGAAGACGGGACGCGAGCGGCGCGCGCTCACGCGTCACGCTCCGGGTCGGAGTCGTCGTCGGAGTCGGAGGCCTGCGGAAGGTCCAGCTCGAGCTCGCCGTCCGCGCCCAGGCTCCAGTCCGCCTCGCCCGGGTCCAGCGTGAGCCCCTCCTCGCGCGGCTCGGGCTCGTCCAGCCCCGCGAGCTGCGCGAGCCGCTCGTGGGCGCTCACCACGCGCGCAGGGATGGGGCTGAGGGGCGCATCCGCGAGCACCGCGAGCGTGGGAGAGCCGGTCTCCGCGAGGCGGCGCAGCCGGCCGCGCGCCTCGTCCCGGCCGGTGTCCGCCACCTCCAGCTCGGCCGCGGGCCCCTCGCGGGTGAAGAAGACGAAGGCCATGGCGGGGCGCTTGGAGGACTCGCGCATCGCGAACTGCACGCCGTCCAGGTTCCAGCCCTGGGCGGTCCAGGTGTTGAGGGTGCGCTCGAGCGCGCCCTCGTCCACCGTGGACAGCTCCACGACTTTGTACTGGAGGGCGCCGGGCGCGGCCGCGGCAGCGCGGGGTGTGGCGCTGCGCGCACGCCGTCCGGTGGCACGGGGGCGTTCGGGCGGGGGCTTCGCGCTCTTGCGTCTGGGCCGCTTCTTCATCGCGCGCTCCATTTGCTCGCGTTTCGCAGGCGGGATCAAGCACCCGCTCGCGCCCACCTCACGGGCCTGCCCACCCGTGCTCAGAGCAGCGAGGCGGCCTCGAGCGCGTGGTAGGTGAGGATGAGGTCCGCACCGGCGCGCTTGATGGAGGTGAGCACCTCCAGCATCACGCGCTCGCCGTCGATCCAGCCGTTCTGGGCAGCGGCCTTCACCATCGCGTACTCGCCCGAGACGTTGTAGGCGGCGACCGGCACGTCGAAGCGCTCCTTCACCCGGTGGATGATGTCCAGGTACGAGAGCGCCGGCTTCACCATCACCATGTCGGCGCCCTCCTCCAGGTCCAGCGCCGTCTCCTTCAGGGCCTCGCGCGCGTTGCCCGGGTCCATCTGGTAGCCGCGCCGATCACCGAACTGCGGCGCGCTCTGGGCCGCCTCGCGGAAGGGCCCGTAGAAGCCCGAGGCGTACTTGGCGGAGTAGGCCATGATGGGCGTGTCGGTGAGCCTCACCTCGTCCAGCGCGCGGCGGATGGCCCCCACGCGGCCGTCCATCATGTCCGAGGGCGCGATGATGTCCGCGCCGGCCTGGGCGCACGTGACGGCCATCTGCGCGAGCAGCGGCAGGGAGGCGTCGTTGGCCACGTGGCCGCCCTCGATCACGCCGCAGTGCCCGTGGTCCGTGTACTCGCAGAGGCACACGTCCGCGATGAGCTGCAGCTCGGGCACGGCGCTCTTGATCTCGGAGAGGGCGCGCTGGACGATCCCCTCGCGCGCGTAGGCGCCGCTGCCGCGCGCGTCCTTCGCGTCCGGGATGCCGAAGAGGATGACGGAGCGCACGCCCAGCGCGTGGGCCTGCTTCGCCTCGGCCACGGCGTGCTCCACCGAGAGGTTGAACACGCCCGGCATCGAGGTGACGGGGCGGCGCACGTCGCGCCCCTCGACGACGAAGAGCGGGAGGATGAAGTCGGAGGGCGCGAGCGAGGTCTCGCGCACCATCTCGCGCAGGGCCGCGGAGCGGCGCAGGCGGCGGGGGCGGTGGACGGGGAAGGTCATGGCAGCGCCGGTATAAACCGCGGCCGCGGCCCCTGCCTCCCTCTTTCGCCCTACCCCGCCTGCTGGGCGAGCCGCCAGCCGTCGCCGCGCCAGTTCGGGTCGCGCTCCGCCTGGATGGCCTGGCGCTCGGCGAGGTCGGCCTCGTGCAGGGCGCGGGCGTAGCGGGCGCGGGCGGCCGGGGTCGCAGCCGCGAGCCCCTCCTCCGCCGCCACGAGCTCCGCGCGCGCCTGCTGCAGCCGATCCATCGTCACCTGGGTCCACGTCATCGGGTGTGTCTCCTGCCGGATGTTGGGTGGGGAGGCCGGATGCACGCGGCAGACCAGCGGACCGGCCCTCCGGCCGCCCCGTGGAAGTGCGCGAAACCCGCCACTTTGACGCAATGACGCACGGAGACGGCCTACAGCCGCGCTGCGAACGCGCGTTCCCAGGGGTGCGAACCGCGCGACGCGCCGCAATCGTGCGCGGGCCCGTCCGTGAAGAGGAGCGAGCCGGCCCACCCTTCCCCTAGACTCCCCGACCGTGACCCATCTCGAAGCCGCCGTGAGCGTCGTGGGCCTGCGAAAGACCTACACGCGGCCGTTCCGCAAGCAGGGCAGCGAGGCGTTGCGCGGGGTGGACCTGCGCGTGCCGCGCGGCAGCGCCTTCGGCCTCATCGGCCCGAACGGCGCGGGCAAGACCACCTTCATCAAGAGCATCCTGGGCATCGTGCGGCCCAGCGCGGGCGAGGTGCAGCTGCTGGGCGGCTCTCCGGACGACCCGCGCATCCGCGCCCGCGTGGGCTACCTGCCCGAGCGGCTGCACCTGCCGGGCAGCTGGAGCGCCACCGCCTTCCTCCAGACGGTGCGAAGGCTCAAGGGGCTCGCGCCCGACGCCCCGGGCAACGCGCGCCTGCTCGAGCGCGTGGGGCTCGCGGAGGCCTCGGGCAAGCGCATCGGCGGCTACTCCAAGGGCATGCGCCAGCGCCTGGGGCTCGCGGCCGCGCTGCTCGGGGAGCCCGAGCTGCTGGTGCTCGACGAGCCGACGGACGGCATCGATCCCATGGGCCGCGTGGAGGTGCGCCGCATCCTGCAGGAGGAGGTGCGCCGCGGCGCCACCCTCTTCCTCAACTCGCACCTGCTCGCGGAGACCGAGCGCATCTGCGACCGGGTCGCCATCCTCGCGGACGGGCGCGTGGTGCGCGAGGGGCGCCTGGACGAGCTCGCGCGCGCCTCCAGCGCCTGGAGCGTGCGCTTCGCGCCCGGCGCCGACGCGGCCGCCCTCTCCGCGCTGGGCCTGCGCCCCGGCCCCCATCCCCACACCTTCCTCCTCGAGGCGCCGGACGCGGCGGCGCTCAACGCGGTGCTCGACCGCGCGCGCGCCGCCGGGGCGCTGCTGGTGGAGCTGCGGCGCGAGGGGGCGGACCTGGAGGCGGTGCTCACCACCGCGGTGGGCGAGACGCTCGGGGAGGCGGCATGAACGGGGCGCTCGGAATCGCCGGGTACGTGCTGCGCGAGGCGCGCAGCCGCAAGTTCATCCTCGCCTTCGTGCTGGGCATCACGCTGCTGCTCGTCACGCTCGCGCTCTCGCTCAAGCTCGAGGTGCTCGACGGTGCGCTCGCCGCCACGCGGCTGTTCGGCACGCTCGCGCACCACGACATCGTGGCGGTGGACGTGGCGCTGCGTCCCATCTACCGCGCCGCGGCCTACCTGGTCTTCTACGGCGGCCTGCTCTTCGGCATCCTCGCCTACTCGGACTTCGCCCCCAGCCTGCTGTCGCCCGGGCGCATCGAGCACCTGCTCGCGCTGCCCCTGCGCCGCTGGGAGCTGCTGCTGGGCACCTTCCTCGGGGTGGTGGCGCTCGCGCTCGCCGGCGCGCTCTACGGCTCGGTGGGGCTGGTGCTCATCCTGGGCGTGAAGACGGGCTACTGGACCGCGGGGCCGCTCTACGCCGCGCTGCTCGCGAGCGTGGGCTTCGCGGCGGTGTACGCGGTGATGCTCGCCACCGCCACGCTGGTGCGCAGCGCCGCCCTGTGCGCGGCGGCCGGGGGGCTGTGCCTCGTGGGCGGCATCCTCGCGAGCTACCGCGCCTCCATCGCGCCGCTGCTCGAGGAGGGCCCGAGCCGCGGCGCCTTTCGCGCAGTGACGCTGCTGCTGCCGCGCATCGCCTCGCTCGCGGACGCGGGCGCGAGCCTCGCGGCGTCCGCGCCGCTGGGGGTTCGCTCGCTCGCGGGGCTGCTCGCGGGGGTGGCGGTGTTCGGCCTGGGCACGCTCGCCGTGGGCCTGTGGCGCTTCGAGGGGAAGGACTACTGATGCGCAGGCAGAGGAAGTGGTTGGTCGCGGCTGCGGTGCTCTTCGCGCTGGGCGCCCTGCTGATGCTCTGGGGCCAGGGAGACCGGGACGCGCCGCCCCCGCCGCAGGTGGAGTTCCCGCGCGCGCTGCGCGACGCCGAGCAGGAGCGCGCCGTGGCGCGGCGCACCCAGCGCGTGCCGGTGGCCACGCCGGAGCCGGGCACCCCGCCGGAGCCCGCGGCCCCGCGCGACCCCGTGCTCGCCGCGCTGCCGCGTGGCAAGGGGCACACCGCC
Proteins encoded in this window:
- the hemB gene encoding porphobilinogen synthase; translated protein: MTFPVHRPRRLRRSAALREMVRETSLAPSDFILPLFVVEGRDVRRPVTSMPGVFNLSVEHAVAEAKQAHALGVRSVILFGIPDAKDARGSGAYAREGIVQRALSEIKSAVPELQLIADVCLCEYTDHGHCGVIEGGHVANDASLPLLAQMAVTCAQAGADIIAPSDMMDGRVGAIRRALDEVRLTDTPIMAYSAKYASGFYGPFREAAQSAPQFGDRRGYQMDPGNAREALKETALDLEEGADMVMVKPALSYLDIIHRVKERFDVPVAAYNVSGEYAMVKAAAQNGWIDGERVMLEVLTSIKRAGADLILTYHALEAASLL
- a CDS encoding P1 family peptidase, with the protein product MLESPEMNEPRVRARELGLPLGRFKPGKYNAITDVDGVLVGHTTLIQGSGPLRPGHGPVRTGVTAIMPNLGNIFMDRMSAGGFVLNGAGEVSGMTQVMEWGLLETPILLTNTMAVGAVSDAVARYLVEQYPGIGDEHDVIIPVVGECDDSWLNDITGRHVRDSHVFEAIRNAKSGPVAEGAVGGGTGMVTCDFKAGIGTSSRKLPEALGGYTLGVLVMSNFGKMHNLRVGGLPIGEVLAEKFKNAPRRGQTYGSIIAVVATDAPLLPHQLNRLCKRVGLGIGRVGSYAAHGSGEIVVGFSTANIIPRRTQKMVYKMKILLDQRLDPLYEAVMEATEEAILNSMCMASPMVGANDNYCQALPLAEVRRFVDAVKPVFATVKKRPGQSSAPASRERPSDVDKEGDVTVSSALPTAVRGAEGIPYPTKPAPGEAEGSTSGGSSDT
- a CDS encoding ABC transporter ATP-binding protein, giving the protein MTHLEAAVSVVGLRKTYTRPFRKQGSEALRGVDLRVPRGSAFGLIGPNGAGKTTFIKSILGIVRPSAGEVQLLGGSPDDPRIRARVGYLPERLHLPGSWSATAFLQTVRRLKGLAPDAPGNARLLERVGLAEASGKRIGGYSKGMRQRLGLAAALLGEPELLVLDEPTDGIDPMGRVEVRRILQEEVRRGATLFLNSHLLAETERICDRVAILADGRVVREGRLDELARASSAWSVRFAPGADAAALSALGLRPGPHPHTFLLEAPDAAALNAVLDRARAAGALLVELRREGADLEAVLTTAVGETLGEAA
- a CDS encoding RDD family protein translates to MSARRSRPVFASRGDDGSDKPPLRLVPGGSPYPKASLFLRAGARLLDVAVAWGLGVACGAAGPIVALLFLLLADGMLQGQSVGKKIFGVKVMHVPTRSAARHRDSTLRNAPLALVVLLGMMPAPLGMVASAAALAAIGGVEAWRVLRDPLGLRLGDVWAQTQVVDGKVVAGATVAARSPVAPVRASGRVMSEAPERRVEGRFEGRFQQ
- a CDS encoding aminopeptidase, with product MARSKSKHRRVQMKIKQAWKKRAKRQKEAAKAEGATKKK
- a CDS encoding ABC transporter permease subunit; translated protein: MNGALGIAGYVLREARSRKFILAFVLGITLLLVTLALSLKLEVLDGALAATRLFGTLAHHDIVAVDVALRPIYRAAAYLVFYGGLLFGILAYSDFAPSLLSPGRIEHLLALPLRRWELLLGTFLGVVALALAGALYGSVGLVLILGVKTGYWTAGPLYAALLASVGFAAVYAVMLATATLVRSAALCAAAGGLCLVGGILASYRASIAPLLEEGPSRGAFRAVTLLLPRIASLADAGASLAASAPLGVRSLAGLLAGVAVFGLGTLAVGLWRFEGKDY
- a CDS encoding ATP-grasp domain-containing protein; the encoded protein is MRIALTYNLKLSDSEEEAEFDTQETVNALGAAIERLGHRLERFEVSGPASRTVARLEAYSPDLIFNTAEGRRGRFREAFYPALFDELGFAYTGSDAYALAVTLDKQLTKLVLQKHGIRTPGWQYVEKLSELKAEDLRFPVIVKPNFEGSSKGITQDSVAETVDQVREKVAQALAKYPAGVLVEEYITGRDLTVPFLAAVDNDYDGVLCPVEYVIDPAVVSGRRYAIYDYELKTRSEKAVSVRAPAQLSERTSEDVRSMAQKIIQQLDCRDLGRIDFRLSDAGVPYFLEINALPSLEPGAGIYAAAELEGLHFDAVIGSVIQSAAKRNKIKDSSRRSSKPARKSGPLRVGFAYNVKRIKPTWDASEDSEAEYDSPTTLQAIREAIASWGHEVVDLEATSELPSILATTPVDFVFNISEGFKGRNRESQVPAMLELMDIPYTGSDPATLSLALDKALAKKIVRQAGIHTPNFQLMTTGKERLLKEFTTFPLIVKPVAEGSSKGVVSKSVCYSEAELREVVKEMVGKYKQPALVEEYISGREFTVGLLGERRPRVLPPMEIVFLDKEEKNPVYSFQHKLDWNDRIRYDVPAKVDPATIERLRSAARGSFMALGCRDVARIDFRMDEKGRVYFIECNPLPGLTPDWSDLVLIAKGAGMDYRGLIGEIMAGAIRRYKEREQRKASGEGAPASAGASFVKPQGSEEKPAVPSPGEPRLEVKA